The Polyangium mundeleinium genome contains the following window.
CGAGCTGAGGAGAAGGCCGGCGAGCGCGGCGCCGAGGACGTGAGCTTTTTGCGCGTTCATCCTCGCATCATGCCGCAAAGGAGGAGGGGCGGCACGCGCGCAAAAGCAGGCGAGAGGGCTACAACGTCCCTGCGATGACCTTCTCGAAGGTCTTCCAGTACGTCGCCGGAGGCGGACCGGCGTACGTGTGAACGATCGCCATCGTCCGCGTGTCGATGATGATGTTCGCCGGGAACGAATCGCTCTCCCAGAGAGCCGCGAGCTTGCCGCCCGGATCGGTCACCGACGGGTAGTCGATGGCGAACTTCTTCACCCACTTCGTCAGGTCTTCGGGCGTCGCCGGCGAACCGGAGATTCCCTCCGCGAGCGCGAGAAGGAACTCGCCGCCAATCGGGTTGTACTCCGCGCGCAGGCCCGGGAGGACCTCGGCCGCCTCGTACTGGCAAGGGCCGCACCACGAAGCGGAGATGATGATCGCGAGCGCCTTCGGCTTCGGCGTGCCCGCGGGGAACACGGAGTTTTCCGGAAAAACCCCGTCGCCCGTCGGATTGTAGAACTCCGCAAAGGAGATGAATCGCACGCCGTCGCCGATCTTTTCCTTCGCGTTCGGAAAACCGATGAGCTCGTAATTCTGCGCTATCGAGCCCTTGCTGATGCCGAAGGGACCCGCGGGATACGGGAGCGCCCACGATCCACGCGGAAGTTGCCCCGTTTGATCCGGGAACCCTGGTGTCACGTTGCCATCGCCCTCGTCACTGCCGCAGCCGATCAAACCGAAAGCTGCCGTCAGACCGAGAACCAAGCACCGAAAGAGCACGTCGTTTCGCATGATGCCACCGCGCCTGGAATGAGGTAGGTCGGAATGGTCCTCGCGGGGGTTCGGGGCGTCAAGCGCCCTCCTTGCAAAAGGCCTCGCACGGACCGGATCCGTACCCAGGCAAGATGCGTGGAACACGGCACCGTCCCATGCATACCCACACCCGCGGAGGGACGGCCCTCCAAGGTTCGAGGCCATCATGCAGCATTCTCCTGTTCTCCGTCCCCGGCAGCCGCGCCTTCGTTTTGCCGCCGCCCTCTCGCTCCTCTCACTCCTTTTTGGTGGCGCGCTCGGCGCCTGCTCCGAGGAGGAGGCGGTGCCGTTCTGCTTCGGCGGCTTCGTCACCGCGGACGGCAAATGCGAGGGGAAGTGCACCCCCGACAAGTGCCTACCCGGCAACACGTGCGTGGAGAACCGCTGCGTCCTCGAGTGCGCCGGTCACGCCGATTGCCTCGCGGACGGCACGCAGGACTGCACGCCCGCGGTCGAGGACGACACGAAGCGTGAAATGTTCGCCTGCCAGCCGAACGAGAAGCCCTTCGGCTTCGGCTTCAAGTGCCCCTTCGGCGACGAGTGCAGCAAGACCCTCTCCTGCCCGCAGACGGGGTCGCCCTGCTTCCTCGATCAGTGCGGCGGCGCGCCCGACACCTGCAAGCTCGACGAGACCTACTGCTACGGACGTGCAAACTGTCTCGTCGGCAAATGCCCCGACAACACGCCCTGCACGGTGCTCGCGTGCGCGCCGGGCGAGTGCACGGCGCCGCTCTCCTGCCTCTCGGCCGCCGAGGGTGATGCCGATGCTTTCTGCACCAAGCAAGATTGCCAGAGCGACGCCGAGTGCCCCGGCGGGTTCTACTGCGGCACGACCCGCGAGGCGCGCGCGCTCTGCGGCAGCATGAACCCCGCCAAGGGCAACAACGGCCTCTGCGGTCAGTCGAACGACCCGTGCATCGAGCCGAGCTCGCTCGGGCAGGGCAACACGATGTTCGAAGGCCAGCTCTGTGTACTCCGGAAGACGTGCGTCCAGCGCGACACGTGCGCCCCGTGCAACACTGATCTGGACTGTTCACAGATCCCGAACAGCCACTGCATCTCGCTCCCGAACGACACCACGAAGCGCTGCGCCTCCGAGTGCGTGAAGGACTCCGACTGCGGACGCTCGTTCGAGTGCAAGCCCGTGAGCGACGCCGCTCCGGACGGACCGAAGGCGTGCTTCCACCGCTTCGGCGCCTGCGTCGGCGAGGGCAAATACTGCGAGCCCTGCGTGACTGACGAGGACTGCGGCCCGCTCACCGGCCGCTCCGTTTGCATCCAGGCCACCGACGGCAGCCGCGGCTGCGTCGATCTCAGCACGTCCGGCGGGGCCTGCATGTCGAACAACGACTGCCCGCTCTCGCCGAGCGGCAAGCACGCCGAGTGCGACCTCAACCCGGGCTCGCAGAACTACCAGAAGTGCCAGCTCTTCCCCTACACGCTCGCCAACCCCGCGAACCCGAACCAGGGCGGCGAGGCGAGCTGCTGGTAACAGAAGCTGGTCTCTTCCGGTCTCAATCGATCCTCGCCGCGCAAAAACTTTCGCCGCGCGCGGCACGTTTCTTTCGCACCCTCCCCCCCGTGATCCGGGGATTCCGCGAGGGCCCCGGGGATGGACGGGAGGGTGCTCACGTCGCACTTCGCATGGCGCAGAAGGTGCACGTGCGCTTCAACGTACCCATCACTTCTTCAACAAGGAGAGCTTCGCATGTCGCAGAAAAACAAGTGGATCCGCCTCGTCGCCGCACCCGCCTTCGTGCTCGGAGTTGGCCTCACCGCCGGCCTCGGTTGCAGCGACATCGCCGACATCGCCGAGGGTTGTGACGAGTTCCGCGCCGACGCGCAGTGGGGCGCGAACCTCGACATCGACTTCCGCGTCAAGTCGTTCATGGGCGCCTCGGGCGCGTTCATCACGCTCGCCGATCAGATGATCGCCGACGTCACCGCGGCCTGCCAGGGCATCGCCAAGGCGACGAATCGCGACGAATCGAAGTGGTCGAAGCTCGAGGGCGCCGCGCGCCTCGAGGCCGTGTGCAAGGAGGCGGAGCTCGGCTTCGACGAGGTGATCAAGGCCAACGCGAACGTGGAGCTCGTCGCGCTCGTCGAGGGCGGCAAGTGCGAGGCGAGCCTCGACGCGTCCGCCGAGTGCAACGCGCGCTGCGACGTGAGCGGCCAGTGCACGCCGGCGCAGCTCGAAGCCAAGTGCGAGCCGGGCAAGCTCGCGGGCACGTGCAAGGCCGAGTGCAAGGGCGCCTGTACGGCCGACGTCGGCGCCACGGTCGAGTGCCGCGGCTCGTGCAGCGCCGTCTGCAACGGCAAGTGCGACGGCCAGTGCTCCTCGGGCGACTCGAACAACTGCAACGGCCGCTGCGACGGCACGTGCGAGGGTACCTGCTCGGGCGCGTGCGAGCTCGAAGCCAACGCCGCTGTGCAGTGCGACGGCACCTGCCGCGGCGAGTGCTCCGTCGAGTTCGAGGCCCCGCACTGCGAGGGCAAAATCACGCCGCCCGAGTGCGAGCTCGACGCCGACTGCCAGGCGAGCTGCAACGCGCAGGTCCAGGCGAATGCGTCGTGCACGCCGCCCAAGGTCACGATCGAGCTCGCGGGCGGCGCCACCGCCGACCTCGAGGCGCTCGCGGCTGCGCTCGAGGAGCACCTGCCGAAGCTCATCGTCACCGGCATCGAGCGTGGTCAGGCCGCGCTCGACGCCGGCGAGGTCCTCGTCGAGGTCGGCGGGAACCTGGAGGGTGCGCTCACGTCGAGCGGCAAGGCCTTCGTCTGCGCCACGGAGGCGGCGAGGGCCTCGCTCAACGCGAGCGTCGAGGTGAAGGTCTCCGTCGAGGCCAGCGCCAGCATCGGCGGCAAGGCTGCCGGCTCCGTCCAGTGAGCGCCTGATCGACGCGCCGCCCGGCCGCTCTTCGCGCCGGGCGGCGCGTTTTCTTTTTGTTTCGCCCCGGCCGTTTTTCCCGACAGCAGCGCGCACATGCGACGGCGGAACGGGTTGACGACACCCGTGGCTGGTCCTAACAGACCGGCTGCCCCGCGCCTGCCCCGAAGGAAATCATGGCAATCACGGTCGAATCCGCGAAAATCGCGCTCGGAAGGGTCGAGGACCCCGAGCTGTCTCGCCCCCTCGCCGACGTCGGCATGCTGGGAGACGTCATCGTCGAGGGCGACAACGTCACCGTCGTCCTCACGCTCACGACGCCGGCGTGCCCGTACAGGGAACGGATCCAGGACGACGTGACGGCGGCACTCAAAGCCGCGGGCGCGGCGAACGTGTCGATCCGTTGGACCTCAAACGTTCCCGAGCGCAACATCATGGCCGACGATCCTTGCCCCGGCGTGAAGAACATTGTGCTCGTCATGAGCGGCAAGGGCGGCGTCGGAAAGAGCACGGTCGCCGCGAACCTGACGCTCGCGTTGAACCGCCTCGGCTGCCGCGTGGGCCTGCTCGACGCGGACATGTACGGGCCCAGCGTGCCCACGATGCTCGGCGTGATGGGCCGTCCGACCTCGTCCGATGGACAGCGCTTCCTCCCGCTCGAGCGCTTCGGCGTGAAGCTCATGTCGATCGGCTTCTTGCTCGAAGACGCGCGTCAAGCCGTCGTGTGGCGCGGGCCGATGATCCAGAACGCGCTGCTCCAGTTCATGAAGGACGTCGACTGGGGCACGCTCGACTACCTCATCCTCGACCTGCCCCCCGGCACGGGCGACATCGTGCTCACGATCTCGCAAAAGCTGCGCACCACGGGCGCCGTGGTCGTTACGACGCCGCAGGAGGTCGCGCTTCAGGACGTTTACAAATCGGTCTCGATGGCCCAGAAGGTGGGCATCCCCATCCTCGGCGTCGTCGAGAACGAGAGTTATTTCATCTGTGACGGTTGCTCCGCGCGTCACGAGCTTTTCGGCTCGGGCGGCGGTCAGAAGATCGCCGAGTTCGCGGGCGCCCCGCTGCTCGGCCAGATCCCGCTCGATCCTTCGGTGCGGGAGTGGGGTGACGCAGGCACGCCCGTCGTGCAGGCGGCGCCCGACAGCTCGGTCGGCCGAGCGTTCCTCGAGGTGGCGCAGCGGCTGGCGGCCAAGGTAAGCGTGCACGACCTTGGTCGTGGGGGCTCCCTCCGCATCGACCGTAGCGGCGGCCAGCAGCGGTTTTTACCCATCGTACGTTGAAAAAGCGTCTCGAAGTTCGAGCGCTGTGCGCGGAGACCTCGCGCCTGTGCACGAGGTACGTTATGTTTTCCGTCCCCTTCCGAGCTAAGCGTATGCGCGAAGGTCGTCCCCCGACGGCGCGCGCCGCGAGCGGGGCCCGAGATCCCGGATGAACACGGACAACAACACCACCGAGGCGGCAGAGGTCCAGAAGGACGCCGCGGCGCCCGAGGCGCAGCCGCAGAACCAAACGCCCGAGGCGAGCACCGAGGCCCAGGCCCCCTCGCCCACCGCCGCTCCATCCCGCGAAGAGTGGGAGGATGAGCAGCCGGGAGACGACATTGGCAACCGCTTGCCAGGCGCCGGCGGTAGGCCGCAGGCGAGCCCTGCGGCGACGGCCGAGGGTCCGGGCGGCGACGCGAAGAAGCGCAAGCGCCGCAGGAAGCGCAAGGGTCCCCCGGGCGCGCAAGGTCCGACGGCGGAAGGCGCAGCCGAAGGGGCCGAAGGCGCCGAGGCGAGCGACGGCGAGGACGCGGAAGGCGAAGACGCGGAGGCCGGCGAGGCTTCCGAGGCCCAAGCCGGAGGCGAAGCGCCGCAAGGCAAGCGCAAGGATCGCCGCAAGGACAAACAGGCCGCTGCAGCGGCCGCGGCCCAGCGAGAGCGCCCTGCGTTCAGCGTGGGCGAAGAGGTCTTCGGCAAGGTCTGCAAGGTGACGGACCAGGCGATCTGGATCGACATCGCAGGCAAGGCGACGGGCCTCTTCGATCGGCAAGAACTCGGCGACGAGGAAGTGCCGGCCGAGGGCGATCAATTCATCGCGAGCGTGCAAAGCACGGGCGTTCGCGGCGGCATGCTGGTCCTCTGCAAGGGGCAGCCGAAGCCGCTCGACGAGCTGAAGACGCAGCTCGAAGCCGCATCGCAGAGCGGCGAGCCGGTCTTCGGCTTCGTGACGGGCGCGGTGAAGGGTGGCCTCGAAGTTGATCTCGGCGGCCTCCGCGCGTTCGCGCCGGCCTCGCACGTGGACCTGCGCCACGGCGCGGATCTCTCGAACCTCGTCGGTCAGCGCCTCGACTTCGTGGTCGCGCAGTACGCGAAGAAGGGCCGCGACATCGTGGTCTCGCGCAAGCGCATGCTCGAAGAGGATGCGCGCCGCCTGCGCACCGAGGCGCTCAGCAAGGTCACGCCCGGCAGCGTGCACAAGGGCATCGTGCGCAAGGTCGTGGCGTGGGGCGTCTTCGTCGCGCTGCCCGAGGCGGGCAACGTCGAGGGCCTCATCCACATGACCGAGGCGAGCCACGATCGCAGCGCGCGGCTCGGCGACCTCTTCCGTCCGGGCGCGGAGATCGACGTCAAGATCATCCGCATCGACGACAAGGGCAAGCTGTGGCTCAGCCACAAGGCCACGACCGCCGATCCGTGGGACACGGTGAAGGAGAAGTACGCGGTCGGCACGAAGCACAAGGGCAAGATCGCGCGCCTGCAGCCGTTCGGCGCGTTCATCGAGCTCGAGGCCGGGATCGACGGCCTCTGCCACACGGCGGACATCTCGTTCAAGCAGGTCGAGCACCCGAGCGAGGTGGTGAAGGTCGGCGACGAGATCGACGTCGTGGTCGCGAGCTGCGATCCCGGCGCGCACAAGATCGGCCTGCACCCCGCGCTGCCGAGCGGCGAGGAGGAAGAGCCGCGTCAGCGCGTGCAGCAGTACAAGGCCGTGAAGGTCGCCGTCGTGCAGGCCGTCGAGGGAGGCCTCTCGGTCCGCGTCCTCGGCGTCACCGGTCGCGCGGCGCGCGGCTTCATTCCGGCGGGCCACACGGGCACGGCGCGCGGCACCGATCTCCGCAAGGAGTTCCCCGTGGGCACGAAGCTCGATGCGAAGGTGCTCGAAGTCGACCCGCGCCGTGGCGAGGCGAAGCTTTCGATCCGCGCGCTCAAGGAGGACGCCGAGAAGCAGGCGTACCAGTCCTACCGCGCGGGTGTCGCCCGCGAGGCGAAGTTCGGCACCTTCGCCGACCTCATGAAGAAGAGCCAATCCAGCCACTGATCTGATTGGCCGAACGATCACGCGCCCCGCGGCCGAGAGGCCCGGGGCGCGTGACCTTTTGTGGTCCAATCATTTCACTCGCGGCCGAGCGCTTGCACCGGGTCCATCCGCGCGGCCCTTCGCGCCGGGAAAAACCCGAAGACGAGCCCGATCGCCGTGCTCGTCCCGAGCGCCACCGCGAGCGCCTGAGGCGCGAGCTTCATCGGCAGATCGAGCGCTGCGCCGAGGCCGACGATCGCGGCGTAACCGATCGTCGTCCCCACGAGCCCACCGAGCGTCGCGAGCACGAGCGACTCGACGAGGAACTGCACGAGGATGTCCATCTCGCGCGCGCCGATCGCCATGCGGATGCCGATCTCGCGCGTCCGCTCCGTCACGCTGACGAGCATGATGTTCATCACGCCGATGCCACCCACGACGAGCGACACGGCCGCGATCCCGACGAGCAGGAGGGACAGCACTCCGTAGATGTTGTCTTGCATCTGCTGGAACTCGGCCTGCGAGCGGATGAGGAAGTCGTCCTCGTCTCCCTCGCGGATGCGGTGCCTTTGGCGGAGGATCTCCTCGGCTTGCTTCTTCGCGCGGTCGGTCGTCTCCGGACTCGTGGCGCTCATCATGATGGCGTCCGTCTCGCCCGGCCGCGTGACGCGCACGTGGGATCGCATCGTGGTGATCGGCATGAGCACGACGTCGTCCTGGCTCCTGCCGAACGGCGACGGCCCCTTCTCTTCGAGCACGCCGAGCACGCGGTACGGATGCCGGCCGATCCGGATCCATCGGCCCACGGGATCGGCCGTACCGAAGAGCTCCTTCGCCGTCCCTGCGCCGATGACCGCGACCTTCTCGGAGACGTTCTCGGCCGACGTCGTCCACGGCTCGCCGCGCTGGAGCTCCCAGTTGCGCACCTTGAGGTAGCCAATGCGCGAGCCGATCACCTCGGCCTTCGCGTTCTGCCCTTCGTAGACGACCTGCGCCGATGCACGCAGGAACGGCACGGCAGCCTTGATGCTCGTCGACTCGCGTTCGAGCGCCTGACAGTCGGACTCCGAGAGCTTCGAGCCGCCCGTCGTACGCGCGCCCGAGGCACGCGCGGACTGTGGGAAGACGATGAGCGCGTTCGAGCCGAGGTTCGTGATCTGCCCGTTGATCTTGGCGCGCGCGCCGTCGCCGAGCGCGGTCATCGTCACGACCGCCGCGATGCCGATGGTGATGCCGAGGATCGTCAGCGCCGCGCGCAGCTTGTTGCGCAGGACCGCCCGCATGGCGATCGCGATCGCGGAGAAGACACGCGCGAGGCCGATCACTCTTGCCGCAGCGCGACGATGGGATCCATCAGCGCCGCCCTCCTTGCGGGGAAAAACCCGAACACGATCCCGATCACCGCGCTCGTCCCCATCG
Protein-coding sequences here:
- a CDS encoding S1 RNA-binding domain-containing protein; the encoded protein is MNTDNNTTEAAEVQKDAAAPEAQPQNQTPEASTEAQAPSPTAAPSREEWEDEQPGDDIGNRLPGAGGRPQASPAATAEGPGGDAKKRKRRRKRKGPPGAQGPTAEGAAEGAEGAEASDGEDAEGEDAEAGEASEAQAGGEAPQGKRKDRRKDKQAAAAAAAQRERPAFSVGEEVFGKVCKVTDQAIWIDIAGKATGLFDRQELGDEEVPAEGDQFIASVQSTGVRGGMLVLCKGQPKPLDELKTQLEAASQSGEPVFGFVTGAVKGGLEVDLGGLRAFAPASHVDLRHGADLSNLVGQRLDFVVAQYAKKGRDIVVSRKRMLEEDARRLRTEALSKVTPGSVHKGIVRKVVAWGVFVALPEAGNVEGLIHMTEASHDRSARLGDLFRPGAEIDVKIIRIDDKGKLWLSHKATTADPWDTVKEKYAVGTKHKGKIARLQPFGAFIELEAGIDGLCHTADISFKQVEHPSEVVKVGDEIDVVVASCDPGAHKIGLHPALPSGEEEEPRQRVQQYKAVKVAVVQAVEGGLSVRVLGVTGRAARGFIPAGHTGTARGTDLRKEFPVGTKLDAKVLEVDPRRGEAKLSIRALKEDAEKQAYQSYRAGVAREAKFGTFADLMKKSQSSH
- a CDS encoding Mrp/NBP35 family ATP-binding protein → MAITVESAKIALGRVEDPELSRPLADVGMLGDVIVEGDNVTVVLTLTTPACPYRERIQDDVTAALKAAGAANVSIRWTSNVPERNIMADDPCPGVKNIVLVMSGKGGVGKSTVAANLTLALNRLGCRVGLLDADMYGPSVPTMLGVMGRPTSSDGQRFLPLERFGVKLMSIGFLLEDARQAVVWRGPMIQNALLQFMKDVDWGTLDYLILDLPPGTGDIVLTISQKLRTTGAVVVTTPQEVALQDVYKSVSMAQKVGIPILGVVENESYFICDGCSARHELFGSGGGQKIAEFAGAPLLGQIPLDPSVREWGDAGTPVVQAAPDSSVGRAFLEVAQRLAAKVSVHDLGRGGSLRIDRSGGQQRFLPIVR
- a CDS encoding ABC transporter permease, encoding MIGLARVFSAIAIAMRAVLRNKLRAALTILGITIGIAAVVTMTALGDGARAKINGQITNLGSNALIVFPQSARASGARTTGGSKLSESDCQALERESTSIKAAVPFLRASAQVVYEGQNAKAEVIGSRIGYLKVRNWELQRGEPWTTSAENVSEKVAVIGAGTAKELFGTADPVGRWIRIGRHPYRVLGVLEEKGPSPFGRSQDDVVLMPITTMRSHVRVTRPGETDAIMMSATSPETTDRAKKQAEEILRQRHRIREGDEDDFLIRSQAEFQQMQDNIYGVLSLLLVGIAAVSLVVGGIGVMNIMLVSVTERTREIGIRMAIGAREMDILVQFLVESLVLATLGGLVGTTIGYAAIVGLGAALDLPMKLAPQALAVALGTSTAIGLVFGFFPARRAARMDPVQALGRE
- a CDS encoding TlpA family protein disulfide reductase, whose protein sequence is MRNDVLFRCLVLGLTAAFGLIGCGSDEGDGNVTPGFPDQTGQLPRGSWALPYPAGPFGISKGSIAQNYELIGFPNAKEKIGDGVRFISFAEFYNPTGDGVFPENSVFPAGTPKPKALAIIISASWCGPCQYEAAEVLPGLRAEYNPIGGEFLLALAEGISGSPATPEDLTKWVKKFAIDYPSVTDPGGKLAALWESDSFPANIIIDTRTMAIVHTYAGPPPATYWKTFEKVIAGTL